Proteins encoded in a region of the Corynebacterium breve genome:
- a CDS encoding trimeric intracellular cation channel family protein, giving the protein MNIDDVDPLIQNIYHSLELIGVFLAAIVGGTVARRYNLDIIGFFIMALVSSLGGGMLRDMLIGQGTVAAMRSQEYLLLALAGALIAWLTLLRGWLWDLTSFHMDMVVLGVWAVTGTTKALNYGLPWISCVFMGVLTALGGGMLRDICIGKIPALFTSQQMYVIPATIASVAMIAFFEADREPVGMVLSPILAFVLAMLSYWMGWYIPARQDFAPLNSIGSQLRQALSPVEEAGREVAREVEPKWLRKWRHKQMEKSAAESQEDAQEDVADETLTEKQVREEVSDDTSREEFLDAPYKAYMDAPDQRNNRETLKLRRGRA; this is encoded by the coding sequence GTGAACATTGATGACGTAGATCCACTCATCCAGAACATCTACCACTCCCTTGAACTTATTGGCGTCTTCTTGGCGGCGATCGTTGGCGGAACGGTTGCTAGGAGGTACAACCTCGACATCATCGGCTTCTTCATCATGGCCCTAGTTTCGTCGCTAGGTGGTGGCATGCTCCGCGACATGCTGATTGGCCAAGGCACTGTCGCTGCGATGAGAAGCCAGGAGTATCTGCTGTTGGCGCTGGCTGGGGCGCTGATTGCGTGGCTCACGCTGTTGCGCGGCTGGCTGTGGGACCTCACCAGCTTCCACATGGACATGGTGGTCTTAGGAGTCTGGGCGGTCACCGGCACGACCAAGGCGCTGAATTATGGACTCCCATGGATCTCGTGTGTGTTCATGGGGGTGCTCACTGCGTTGGGTGGCGGCATGCTGCGAGACATTTGCATTGGCAAGATTCCGGCGCTGTTTACGTCTCAGCAGATGTACGTGATTCCGGCGACGATCGCGTCGGTGGCTATGATCGCCTTCTTCGAAGCTGACCGAGAGCCGGTTGGCATGGTGTTGTCCCCGATCTTGGCGTTTGTTTTGGCGATGCTGTCGTATTGGATGGGCTGGTACATTCCGGCGCGCCAGGATTTCGCGCCGCTAAACTCCATTGGCAGCCAGCTGCGCCAGGCGCTAAGCCCTGTGGAGGAGGCCGGTAGAGAGGTTGCTCGCGAGGTGGAGCCGAAGTGGCTGCGCAAGTGGCGACACAAGCAGATGGAGAAGTCCGCCGCAGAGTCGCAGGAAGATGCCCAAGAGGACGTGGCCGACGAGACCCTCACGGAGAAGCAGGTCCGAGAGGAAGTCAGCGACGACACCAGCAGGGAAGAGTTCCTCGATGCGCCGTACAAGGCATACATGGATGCCCCGGATCAACGAAACAATCGCGAGACCTTGAAGCTCAGACGCGGGCGAGCATAA